A genomic window from Silene latifolia isolate original U9 population chromosome 11, ASM4854445v1, whole genome shotgun sequence includes:
- the LOC141612381 gene encoding uncharacterized protein LOC141612381 isoform X1, which translates to MAATLTPVSPRRSSVSGKYSDESTATSTADSASSSPSSSCYLSECSLDDDEFVDLELGADIGDTAVDTAEVVEGGKVSVDLSNMEKECRICHMSLLENGLAIELGCCCKDDLAVAHQHCANTWFKIRGNKTCEICGSTARNVAGVNEVELMESRSEVNDSVPTASVPLHPAETRHFWQGHKFLNFLLACMVFAFVISWLFHFNVPA; encoded by the exons ATGGCAGCGACACTAACACCAGTTTCCCCTCGCCGGAGCTCCGTCTCCGGCAAATATTCCGACGAATCAACCGCCACCTCAACTGCTGACTCAGCATCATCCTCCCCTTCTTCTTCATGTTACTTATCAGAGTGTTCACTCGACGACGACGAGTTCGTCGACCTAGAACTCGGCGCAGATATCGGCGACACGGCGGTAGACACGGCGGAGGTGGTGGAAGGTGGGAAAGTGAGTGTGGATTTATCAAATATGGAGAAAGAGTGTAGAATATGTCATATGAGTTTATTAGAAAACGGGTTAGCAATTGAATTAGGGTGTTGTTGTAAGGATGATTTAGCTGTTGCTCATCAACATTGTGCTAATACTTGGTTCAAAATTCGCGGTAACAA AACCTGTGAGATATGTGGCTCAACGGCTCGGAACGTAGCTGGGGTGAATGAGGTGGAGCTAATGGAATCACGGAGCGAGGTTAATGATAGTGTACCAACAGCTAGCGTGCCACTTCATCCAGCAGAGACTCGACATTTCTGGCAAGGACATAAGTTCTTGAATTTCTTGCTGGCGTGCATGGTCTTTGCGTTTGTCATTTCATGGCTCTTTCATTTCAATGTTCCCGCCTGA
- the LOC141612381 gene encoding uncharacterized protein LOC141612381 isoform X2, giving the protein MAATLTPVSPRRSSVSGKYSDESTATSTADSASSSPSSSCYLSECSLDDDEFVDLELGADIGDTAVDTAEVVEGGKVSVDLSNMEKECRICHMSLLENGLAIELGCCCKDDLAVAHQHCANTWFKIRGNNGGMKGVSMGSRDSSNVETRKLKYPTFPPHLTRSFSKNL; this is encoded by the exons ATGGCAGCGACACTAACACCAGTTTCCCCTCGCCGGAGCTCCGTCTCCGGCAAATATTCCGACGAATCAACCGCCACCTCAACTGCTGACTCAGCATCATCCTCCCCTTCTTCTTCATGTTACTTATCAGAGTGTTCACTCGACGACGACGAGTTCGTCGACCTAGAACTCGGCGCAGATATCGGCGACACGGCGGTAGACACGGCGGAGGTGGTGGAAGGTGGGAAAGTGAGTGTGGATTTATCAAATATGGAGAAAGAGTGTAGAATATGTCATATGAGTTTATTAGAAAACGGGTTAGCAATTGAATTAGGGTGTTGTTGTAAGGATGATTTAGCTGTTGCTCATCAACATTGTGCTAATACTTGGTTCAAAATTCGCGGTAACAA TGGCGGAATGAAGGGGGTTAGCATGGGCAGTCGCGACTCGAGCAATGTAGAAACTAGAAAGTTAAAATATCCGACTTTTCCCCCTCATTTAACTCGATCGTTTAGTAAG AACCTGTGA